The sequence TGCTGGTCCTCATCGCCGCCCTGGTGCGCCTGGACACCCGCGGCCCCGCCCTCTTCCGGCAGGAGCGGATCGGTCAGGGTGGCCGACGGATCCGGGTCTACAAGTTCCGGTCGATGGTGGCCGACGCCGAGCGCATGCGTGCGCCGCTGGAGTCGCACAACGAGGTGGCGGCCGGTCCGCTGTTCAAGATGCGTCGCGATCCCCGCATCACACGCGTGGGTCGCTGGCTGCGGCGTACGTCGCTGGACGAGTTGCCGCAGCTGATCAACGTCGCCCGGGGCTCGATGTCCCTCGTCGGCCCGCGACCGGCCCTGCCCCACGAGGTCGAGCAGTACCCCGCCGACGTGCACCGGCGACTGTGGGTCAAGCCCGGCATGACCGGGCTCTGGCAGGTCAGCGGACGCAGCGACCTGCCGTGGGAGGAGGCCATCGCGCTGGACCTGCACTACGTCGAGCACCAGTCGATCGGGCTGGACCTCTCGGTGCTGGCCCGCACCGTGCCGGCGGTGGTCAAGGGACGGGGGGCCTACTGACCATGGACCCGCTGGAGGACCTCCGCACCGTCGGCGCCAGCCTGTGGGGGGACGCCGACATCGCCGTCGGCCCGCCCCCGCCGGGCGCCCACTGCCAGGTGCACGACGAGCAGTACGTCGCCGTGCCCTCGGCGCAGCGGCCACGGTTCCTGGTGTCGGCCGACCTCGGCCCGACCGCGACGTCGCGGCTGCTGCGGGAGTACAACTCGCTCCGCGCCACGGGACCGCGGCTGGCCCGGGCGGGCCTCGCACTGCTGGCCGGCCTCGGCTGGAGCGCCGGTACGTCGTCGCGCCGGGTCCAGGTGCACCACCGCGACCTCGACGACACCGGCCTGCGCGGGTTCCTCGCCCGCGAGCTGGGCCGTGACCCGCACACCATCGCCCTCGCCTGCGGCGTACGTGTCGCGCACGGCATCGCCCGCCCGATCGTCACCGTGGCCGATCGGCGCGGACGCCCCCTGCTCTTCGTGAAGCTGGCCGGGACCGCGCTGCACCAGCGACGACTGCGCAACGAGTACGAGAT comes from Nocardioides panacisoli and encodes:
- a CDS encoding sugar transferase, producing MTADPSVHPPSTPVPVPPPTTAPPEPRRVRHERLKRGLDVSVAWTLLVGLAPLLVLIAALVRLDTRGPALFRQERIGQGGRRIRVYKFRSMVADAERMRAPLESHNEVAAGPLFKMRRDPRITRVGRWLRRTSLDELPQLINVARGSMSLVGPRPALPHEVEQYPADVHRRLWVKPGMTGLWQVSGRSDLPWEEAIALDLHYVEHQSIGLDLSVLARTVPAVVKGRGAY